ttATCCCAGCATGGGCCTCTTGGTGGACGAGCCTTTGAACAATTGAATCATTCACCACAATacctttacttttaaaattagaatgaCCCATATCACTAACCAGACCCAATAAAGTTGCTTTATcgccaaatttaaaaacaggTTCACGAACGTCTAACTCGATTTGGAGGAAAGGATGATTTCTCTCTGGGATTTTTGCCTCCGTACTCGCCGTACCAAAAGGCTATGTAATGTTGACTAACAACCTCGAATTGGAGTTCTCCATGCACCAAATATCAACTGGGTTTGGATTTGAGAAACTTGAACTTTTGAAGAGTTTCTTAGCTTGTTCCAACGAGAAGGATCCATGGATTGTGGCGACTTTGTCTATGAGAAGGATGGGGTCATGTAAGGTTGTAACTTGTATAAGGAAAGAATCTGGGTCATCTATCAAATCGAATTCAGCTTGAATAGAGCCTCAATAATTTCCTTTAACCTTGATGGCCACTTCCATGTATTCAATGAAACTTGAGTTTTCTTCCACGTAATCAATAAAGGCCCTAGCAAATCACCAACCTTCTTAAAAACCTCATCATTCCATAAATGTAGGGGGAAGTTTCTTACTTTAATCGATCATTCCTAAGAGGGAACAAACATCATTCTCCCATGCTTTTTTAGTCCAAACTTTCCAGTTTTAGTGTTAAAGAACCATAAGTAGCCTATCCCTTATTCATCGTGAGAAGTCTTGCCAAAGTCTTATTAGGGCATTTGATCAAGGCGTTATGATTGATGATAAAAGTGTGTTGCGTTTGTGCTTGAAGAGCTTCCAAAACTATATGCCAATCATCATGTAAATCCCAACAAATCTTTCTTGccctttttttccttgtttttaCTTTCCTCAACGAAGTGGTAAGGATTCGAGCTTGGAGGTTTTTCAAATCGATAAATCCTTAGAGGGTGAAGaggttgaaaatgattttctaaTTTGGTTCCTTGAGGAGGTTGTTGGTTCTTTCTCCAAGGAACGAGGGTTCCTAATTTCATCTTCACCATTCAGATAGCCCAACAACAGGCATTTGAAATGTTTCCATCCACTTAAATCAATACTAGAAGGACCAACAaggtttcctttcttttccaatttcagCACCTTCCAAATATCAAGAAAACTTCCTCTCTTGTTTGTCGTTTTTTGAATCCAAATGAACCCTCCATTGTAGAAAGTCTTTTAGAAGAACTTATGGGACTTCGAGGTTTGCAGAACTTCCTCCAAGGAATCAACCAGCCAAACAATTATAACTTTGCTCTTCTAAAAGCATGTAGGATTTGTTTAGATGAGATTGAGTTACGTGAATCACCCTCCCTTTGCTATTTctatcaaaaaatttattttcgaGGCCTGCTTGGAATCATCACTGTTGATCATTGGAGGAAGACTCCTGCAGTGTAGGGCAATGAGGATGGAGGGAAGCGATTGCTCGGTTTAACTTTTAACTACTACATATATAAACAATGGTTGATAAAGACCCATAAAACTGATAAGAACGGTATAAGTAAGATTAACCacacttttatatatatatatatttgatgaaattttctaaaaagataaaaaaatgaaattatttgaaactCTACCCATAATAAGAAAACgaattaacaaaatcaatgAAACATTATTTAACAGACCTAGCCCCTAGGTTCAAGTTTAAGTACTGTAGTTGCATCCACGCCATTTGTTACACTCCATTTAATTCCATCATTTTGATGATATCAAATCATTAACAAAAGCAACTTGTAGAATATTATAAACTTGGAGGtccaaaaaataatatgtccaATATATTATgacttgatttttaaaaaaaattagataaattgaaagaaatgaaaagtcAAAGAGAATTCGTTGGTCAAAATGGAGAAGGATTTGATAAACCAATGAGCCATTAAATAGTGCCATACTACACTTTACATAAGATGTTTcggtatttttttcttcaatcgACAAAGTAGAGAGCACAAATCTCTAATTCCAAAATCAATAGTACATGCTTGCTCATTTGCTAGAAAAACTCAAAGAAATGAaagcaaaaattcaaattatataaaaatatatccgATCAAGCAGTGCAAATAATTCATCCAGTTCTAAATGCAAACAtgtaaatattcaaaatcataGATATTAGTTCCTGACGAGATGCAAAGAAAACCAAGATGTTCCTCTTTTAAATGGCAACTTTTTTATCATGTGTTTGTGGCTCTGGTGTATATTTGCTGGCTAGAATGAGCAGATATGAGCCTAATAGAACCTCTGGCCATTAAATCCTTGATCGCCCGACGTGCCAATGATCCATTGATCTGATAAAAACAGTCAACGAACAAACAGGATTTCAGAAATTTACCCTCTATAACAATCCATCCAAATAGAACGAGTTAAAGTTTTGTTGGAATGACATTCTAACCAAAGAAAACCCACTTTGTTTTGGATGAAGATATCATATCCTTCATAACAAGAAGCAGTTACAAAAGATTTACTACTCTTATGGTTTAATGGGAGTTTAAGTGGctgaagaaaatttgtttatcCTCAAACggagtaataaataataatgtacaAAACATACCGCCGGCTGAAATGAGATATCAAATTGAAAGAGAACACTTGGTAATTGTGTTAACCATATGAATAGATATGAGTATAAAAATTGGACTACCGCAGCATCTCAAGTGAGTGACACATTTGGAATAGGTAAGTAAAAAAAGGAGATAAATTATCCAAATGGACATTTGTATTTATGAAGCAGATATAGATACGAGATACAAATATGATAAGATAGGTCGATAGgtcaatttctaaatttctaaaaaaccCCTACAGATACGTTTGAAGATAcagtattttttctttaaaaaatctagGATATAGACAGATTATGGAAGTACAATGATCAATAGAATGCAATAGAAAAGAGATAAATTGATctgaaaagaggaagaagattagAGATAAGTATGAAAATAAACTAAGAacttatttgttaaattgttgAATATATTCAAGAGGATTATATTTTACTAGTGGAGACTCAAATGCGATGACGATGACGATCAGATGATTCTAATATTTggtcttttatttatttttgtcgtTATAGTTTTGAGTTGGGAAATATTGCATGAGTTacttatcttttttctttaaataaaggttagaataaaaatagataCGTCGAATCATGTGTCAAATACATGTCAGATACATCAGCCAAAGCGAGAATCAAATACGCATCTGAGAAGTATTTGAAAGTATTGGTATCTTATACAAATTCTTTGCCTCACATGAAGCATGTGTGCTTCATAGGCATTACATAAACTATGTACCTATAATTTGAGTCATCCCAGAACAAATCCGACATGTTTGGGAACCATAGAatacaaaaatacaataaaatgttTCATGAAATGAATATCTAACAAATGAAGTTTGATATATGCCAGTATAATAAATGCAGGTTTTTACTTGTATTTCAAATTATGTGATTATCATACATTGGAGTTCATAAAAACCGAGAAAGAAAGCTCAACCTATAATCGCACATCCCCCATTTCTAttccttctatttttaatggatcaaaatcttatttttaaacaaacaaatgatCGAAAAATGTAGTGGGGcacataaatttcaaacgaGTATTAGGAAACTTGGTCAATATTTAACAATCAAAAAACATGCATATTTATAACATGTGAAGGTACAAGCTAAATGGGATTAAGCAAGCCATACCCTTAATCTGTCTGAAATGATAGCAGGAGTAATAAGCTTGAACTTTGGAGCTTCTGAAACAAGCTTGTCATAGGTTCCCTGATCAAACAATACCATGTTGTTCACCTTCTCCTTCTGCTTTCCCTTGCTCCATTTCTGagtaataaacaaaataagaattaaaattatacaatTAATGGTAAGAATGTAAGATTTACAAAAGCATTCCTCAAACTAACCAGTAACAGGGATCAATGATGTACTATACTCACTCGACTCCTAAACACTAAGACATATTTTGAAGAccgttttgtttttaatttccagttttttaaaattaagctaGTTTACTTGCCATTTCTTTACTATGATTTCACACTTCTTGAAGAAACACcctaatttaaaaagaaaacaaaaatgtaatcaCCCAAAACAGCTCTGTAAATCtatagaaaaaagatgaacAGATTCCTATCAAGATGtgaaaaaacttgtttttggtTAAATCATAGCATTGTTGGTCACTGCCGTGGAGCTATCGACGACGTGGCATAGAACCAGTGAAGAAACACATTCTGAATTCTAAATTCCAAATTCCGAAACCAAGTTTTAAAGAAACTACAGCCTCTTTTGATaacaatttggttttttgtttttggttttgaaaattggGCTTACTTTccctaatttttttacaatgacttttatcttttacaaGAAAAcattggaattttttttttatata
This is a stretch of genomic DNA from Cucumis sativus cultivar 9930 chromosome 4, Cucumber_9930_V3, whole genome shotgun sequence. It encodes these proteins:
- the LOC101222895 gene encoding 40S ribosomal protein S25-2; translated protein: MAPKKDKAPPPSSKPAKSGGGKQKKKKWSKGKQKEKVNNMVLFDQGTYDKLVSEAPKFKLITPAIISDRLRINGSLARRAIKDLMARGSIRLISAHSSQQIYTRATNT